The Oncorhynchus keta strain PuntledgeMale-10-30-2019 chromosome 28, Oket_V2, whole genome shotgun sequence DNA segment CACATGATAAATATTTATCATGTGAAAAATCATGTTGAGCTTTTATGAATCACTTTTTCTTAAATACATGCAATAagattcatatatatatatatatatatatatatatataaaatgtgaTATCCAAATTGTTTGCGTCACAGCTctggttgtttaaaaaaaatcaccaACAGGTGGAGTACTCATTTTTTCACAGTCTATTTATTTGTGTAGTCTATGTGCCTAGTCTAATACAATCGACCCTCAATGAGAAGACACAcctctgtacatttcaatgatATGTATGTGATCCATAGAGTATGTTCCGTTAATCTGATTCTACCAGACAGTGCAATCCCTTTACGCCAAATCAGGGTTAGCCTCTGTCTACTCAGTAGATGTTGTCAGCCAATGCACCTAGCaggacaccccccccccccacccccacaaacacacacacacacaggttaaggCCAATACAGGCTGGAGAACAATAAGGAGAGGGTGATTTATAGCTCTTTAATTTTGCCTTTAGGTAAGAAAGCAGGGACAGGAACTGAAACAGCAACAGCCTTTTATGGGCAGTAGGAGGATTATCAATGACGAAACAAAGAATCATTTTCTTAGTTGTTGGTTACACATACATTCTTGATGGGGTGTTTTTAAACAGGGAAACAtagcacagacaaacagacagacagagatacgacagagGTTTAAATGCAAGCTGATCACTGTTGTTGCTAAGAATTTTCCTCCAACGCAGGTGTTACATAAATTCACTAACATAGGTTATATTAACAGTGCTATATATTAAAAATGTAGCTTTTCTGAGTCATCTCAATCACTGGGtgtgaacacctccctctgcaactgaatcctgcaCTTCCTGACAGGGTAGGCGACCACACCTCTGCCACACTGACTCTCAACGCGGGGGtcccccaggggtgtgtgctcagtacCCTCCTGTattctctgttcacccatgactgcgtggtcacgcacaactccaacaccataattacgtttgctgacgacacgacaCTGGTAGGCCTGATCCCCGACAGCGACAAGACAGCCTTCAGGGAGGAGGTTggagccctggcagagtggtgccagcaCTCTGCCAgggcacacaaaaaaaacaaggcACAATACAATTGAATAGAGAAAAACACCTTAGCCTTCTAACATTTTAATATTCTGGACTACATAGTTAATAACATGAAAGTACAATAACAATAGAaagcaggttaaaatatcaaaacaaactctgcaccaattacattaatttggggacaggtcgaaaagcattaaacacatatggcaatttagctagctagcttgcacttgctagctaatttgtcctatttagctagcttgctgttgctagctaatttgtcctggaatATAAACaatgagttgttattttacctgaaatgcacaaggtcctctacaccgacaattaatccacacaaaacggtcaaccgaattgTTTCTAgttatctctcctccttccaggctttttcatctttgaacttatatggtgattggcatctaaactttcatagtattaccacgacgacCGGCAACAAAGTTCCGAGAttgcacgtgggtacctgctcctataaaccaatgaggagatgggagaggcaggactggcagcgcgatctgcgtcagaaatagaaatgACTTCTATTTTtctacgcagacgctcgttgacgcgcacaaaccatttctgtatagacctcactttgtgcacaggggcaatgtcatgttgaaacaggaatgGGCAttacccaaactgttgccataaatttggaagcacagaatcatctagaatgtcattgtatgctgtagcgttaagatttcccttcactggaactaaggggcctagccagaacaatgaaaacagccccagactattattcctcctccacaaaactttacagttggcactatgcattcgggcaggtagcgctctcctggcattcgccaaacccagattcgtctgtaaGACtggcagatggtgaagcgtgattcataaATCCAGataatgcatttccactgctccagagtcctatgagagctttacaccactccagccaacgctttgcattgcgcatggtgatcttaggcttgtgtgcggttgctcggccatggaaacccagttCTTGAAGCTCCCGAAGAACAGTTATTgcgctgacattgcttccagaggcagtttggaatacGGTAGTTAGTATTAgaaccaaggacagacgatttttacgcagtacgcgcttcagcactcggcggtcccgttctgtgagcttgtgtggccaacCACTTCATGGGTGAGCTTTTGTAGCTCCAAGAcctttccacttcacagtaacagcacttacagttggccggggcagctctagcagggcagaaattagacgaactgacttgttggagagGTGAAATCCTATAACGTTGGCACGtcgaatgtcactgagctcttcagtaaggccattctattgccaattTTTGTCTGTgaaattgcatggctgtgtgctcgattttatacacctgtcagcaacgggggtggctgaaataaccaaatacactaatttgaaggggtgtccacatacttttgtgtatatagtgtatattataatatcttctttgtatctcaaaatcattgaaATGTGCTTAACCTTAAAAACCTAAATGAAAATTATTCAATTCTAACGATGAAATTGAGCCAGGGAGTGCCCTTAGACCACGGGAAAGGCCACACTTGAATAATTCCAACGGTGAATGGCTAGGCCCACTATGCTGTGAAACCACACACTATAGCAGAAACTTTGATATTACCGGCTGCAATGgatatggtgaaaacaatgtgtggggaggcagaggcagaggcacagaaacacacatcaaTACCGTTGTCAAAGATAACACTGTTAAATTAAGGAGTTATGCTATTGCTAGCAATCAAGAGGAAACTCTGACTGAACTGTGAGGGCTGAGTTGCCCACGCATTGACTTTTGTTCGCTATACATTTCGGGGGATGCTATTCACGAGGACATATTGTTCTTTCTCACGATTCCAGAGCATGAAATGGAATAgaggatgttcagtgtgctgcatGGCTGTATTGATGAAAACTGATTCCATATGGGATTGAATCATCTACGGCAGGACGGCATGCAGGCCTCTGCACTCtagttatgaatgtgtctccctctgccatatggaccACTGTATGATATACCGAGAGCAACTGGCGGCAAAAGAGCTGAGCACAGAATTTACTGCAGCAGGTAACTTTGATTGTAAACTACATCAAACCAGATCCTTGTACTTGTAAACCTGTTCGCAAAACTACATGAAGATattggatcagagcatgacaatgttctatttcacaccgaggcttggtggttattgAGGGGGAATTTTGGAAATATTTTTCATATTAAGAGAGGTACTGTCATTCACAACGGATCTAAAGAATACAGACTTGGTTGACTTTCTGTGTAATTAAAAGAAAATAACAGAAAACAGCATCAGTAAGTGTCCCATACGAGTGATGACTGCTTACCTCCAACGCTTCGAAGAGCACTTTGGGACCTACTGTACTTCCCAATTCGTTTGACTGTGACCCTGGCTCAGTTGACATGCTGGTAAGTGAAATTGAACCGCTGATGAACTGTCATGTGACCGAATGCTGAAAACAATGCATTCAAGTTCACTACAGAGGAGTTTTGGTTCCTGACTCAAAGGGAATTCCCCTGCCGTCTCCCTCTGAGCATTAATGGTcgagttcaaaacaactgggaactaggaactgggaactcggaaatgtCCGACTTCAGTGCGTTGAAGACAACTAGGAACTTGGAAAGAAAAGTGCTCCAACGGGGAATTCCAATTTTCTAGAACTCCAACTTTCCGACCTAAcaatcactgacgtcatgatttgacctcgtacttttctgagttcccagttgtcttgaaagcaccataaaactCATGGTAGGCTACTCTTCGCCACCTAATATGTGTGTGAAGCTGGTTTCAGTGCTCTCGTCTGCATTAAAACCAAATATTGatccaggttggatgtgacagCAGAGATGCGGTGTGCGCTGTTGACCACGTCCcctgactttgagaagctccgACTCGACATGCATCAAACACATCCATCTCATTAGTTAGTGGTGGTGAGATAAGATACATTATGTCAGACTAACTTGCAATTGACTGTCATTAGCCCCACATTAAAAgtatgtgatggtgagttgagaagacaatcagaaatactgttagaatgttatTCAATTGACTGCCAGAGCCCCAAGTAAAAAAGTAAACATTGGCTGTTAATTACATAATTTTACATATTTTTTCACATGATTGGGGTTGCAAGAATTTTTAGATATCAAAATTAGGTTGTGGGCCAAAGAAGTTTGAGAACCCCTGCCCAAAGTTGTCCTCACAGCATCCTGCTGTTTGAACAGCGTTGAGTTTACTCAATAAGGCACAATCAGCAGGGGCTACTGGCTATTCTGGACATGAATCATACCTCATCAGCATCAAAGTTTTCACAAAGTGGTTGGAAGGAAAATCAAAACAATGCATCTTCACTCATCAACTCTGGTATTGGCAGAATAAAATCGATACGGTAGTCTGTGATAAGTAGGGTCTACAATAAGTATACAGAACTGCATTTGCTGAAAAGCTGCTCAGGGTATTACTGCAAGATTTTAGCAAAACAAAGCAGAAATATATTTGAAGCAGATATTTACACCTTTCATTACATTGTTTGGTTTTACTTTAAGTGATTACATCTGTCACAAATGTAACATTTTATCCAGGAGACATAGTGAACTCTCCagagctgtgtttacacaggtagcccaattctgatatttttgaCCAATTCAATCAGTGctgaaaaatatctgatgtgaaaagatctgatgtgatcaGGGAAACAAATCAGAATTGGTCTGCATGTGTTAACGCAGCTTAACAAATGTTTCCAGAGACCTAACAATCCAGCAGTTCTTGAGACCGCTGCGCTCAGAACGTGGGTTTGTGACAAGATTTTCTTTaccactgttgttgtttttttctcctgCTATGACTCCTCTTGATGTTTCGAACAACCTGTTGAGAAAAAAAATATGTGAATACAATGTTCGCACTTTGGAGAAAAAACAAGAGGATGTGGTGGCAGCTGCTGAGAGGTCCCGCTTTGAGAGTAAATGTCACCTCACAGAGTGGATCTCCTGTCGATTGAATCATCTCACCTACAATATTAAAGACCCAATGCAGaagtttttatatcaatatcacaTTTTTTATGGATAGCAATTAGGCACCTACTTTCCATTAAAATAGGaaaaaatatgtttgtttttttgcaaaaaaaacaaTTTTGCTAGGGCTGTCTggaagtggtctgagtggggaggggaacaTTTAAAACGAGCTGTTATTGGCAAAgatgtttggaactctctttgttattggtctattaacaaaTTTACAGAATGGTGATATCACCATGGAAAGCCAAAACTCCCAtccatgcaaacctgctgattagaaggtcctgtgtagattgtattttaaACCaacaactatcaggaaataacactgattaCATGTTTTCATAGTTTTACAGTGTTTgcttcatcagctgttgtacaatatgatataaaatacagaaaaaacataattttgactgcactgggcctttaaaaccCCTGCCTTTATGGAGTTTTGATAGTTCTCTGTCATGACAACCACAAGTAAGATGCCTCCACACTCACTAGTTTATGTAAATGTACCTATGGTACATTTGAGGAGGTAATATTTGAGAATATCCAGTAATGTAGCCTAacagctacagtggggcaaaaaagtatcttggccatagtggagtttggagtgtgactgtttgaggttgtggacaggtgtctttatactgataacaagttcaaacaggtgccattaatacaggtaacgagtggaggacagaggagcctcttaaagaagaagttacaggtctgtgagagccagaaatcttgcttgtgtGTAggttaccaaatacttattttccaccataatttgcaaataaattcattaaaaatcctacaatgtgattttctggattttatttctcattttgtctgtcatagttgaagtgtacctatgatgaaaattacaggcctctctcatctttttaagtgggagaacttgcacaattagtggctgactaaatacttttttgccccacggTATATATTCTACTACCATGAAACCAAATAGGCTATACAGAAAATATATTTGGATGTGAAGAATATTGATTTACCCCCATAGAGATGAGACACAGAGCGATTTTGACAAGGCCCAGAATCAAGAATCCACATGAAGTCCATATGACAGAGACCTCAACCAATTGTATGGGACACATTGGGGTAGTGTGAGTCACGTTCTGCCATGCTGTCACTGCCACTGTAGTATGGATCACACAATCTGTGGATATATGATAAGAGTTAAGAAGACCAGGAAATATACAGTATGCTCACTTTCATGAGTTATTCTCTGGCCTGTACTGTCCCATGCAACCTGGATTTTTGCCTGGCCCAGTGGCTTTTATGGTGATTAAAGCAATGTATCCAAACAATCAATGAATCAACCCTCATTGTAACCTAGGTTATAGTACTATCAATTTCCATATCCTACTCTATGTCAAACCAAAATAGCGAGTAACAGTTTACCTGTAGATACATTGAGGGTGACCTTTGAATCTCTGTTAGTCTGTCCTATGTTGGCCCTGAGGAGACACTGGTATGTCCCTGCATCCTCAGGCCTGACTCTGGGAAGAACTAGACTGTCCATTGGTCCAAACCTAGCAGGTCGGGGAAATCTAAAGGGATATGGCTTCTCACCGTTACTTCTTCTGATAATACCAGTCTGGTTGTTCAGCTAAATATAGAGaaaaaaaataatgtatttatattgaTCTATTCTGTTATTGTATCAGAGGGATGGATCCAAattacccactgggcaaaaactggttcaatcaacgttgtttccacgtcatttcaacacattttttgttgatttcaagttgaattcacgttagttgacagcTCAACCAAGTGTAAACCAAAACTAAAAGtggaactgacgtctgtgcccaatgGGTAGATTTAATGTATCATACAGGAGGGAGTTGTTTAAGCCTTCTCTCACTGAAAATAAATGCTCTAACCTAATAACAATACTGTATTTAATATGTAATATGTCAAAACgaatacaaaaataatatttgccATTACAGTACAAAATTgtatacatgtttttatttaaaaGATTAACTAATAACCTGCTCACATCATCAATGAATACCCAAATGAATGTCTCTGAAATAGAGATATTCACTGATGATAAGCTAATAATACAGTACCTATCATGGAATACTGTAGCCTACCTTATACCATGTAACAGATCGATAGCTCTTATCCTGGACAGCTTCACACTTCATAGAGACATCTTCATTGCATTCTGCTTGGATTATTAGTAGACTATCGGATAGGGCTAAACTGgccatcacatacactgctgtaacaaacaaatcaaataaaaaaacacataGAAGACAACTTTTAAATCCGAGTGAGAAGCAAGTGAGTTTGTTTTGAACTGTAACATTTTTATTTCACAATTATGTCCCACGTGAAAATTCTATTTAATTGTACATTCTGACACAAAAAACCTTCCAACCATCTAGGCCTGCGTTTAATGAGGGCATTGTCAAAACCATCGATATGATAATAATGTAGCAAATTCACACTTACCCCAACCCAAATCAGCATAGTGATATCTCTTATGCATCTTCAGTAGAAGTTATGACTTGAAGACCTGCTCTACAGTAGCAGGTAATCATACAATTGTAAAAAGGTAGTGGGAAGTTGTGAGAGGTAGGCTAAGGTTAGGTTATagcctatatatattttttttccaaAGAGCTGTTTAAATCGAAAGAATTAGCTTCCTCTTCTCTAAAATGTCACAGATGCCcatacatgtgcacacacacacacacacacacacacacacacacacacacacacacacacacacacacacacacacacacacacacacacacacacacacacacacacacacacacacacacacacacacacacacacacacaaaaacacaaaaacacaaagaCAGAGCCAAAGAGAAAAGTAGCTATATCATGCCATCATGTGGCAGTTATGTGTAAATGGTGTTTGATTCAATTAAATGCTTTTTACAATAGATAAAATACAGACTATGGATTTATTACTTGCTTTGATAAACCAGCAAGAAAGAAAGCTAAGCAACCCAACTCCCTCCACTCAGGAGTTATCATGATACAGAGCAGTCAACAGGCTCACTTCAAACACATACAGTAAGAGACTGTCTCATCCTGTTGTTTTCATCCAGAGGACCTCCCCATTGTCTCTCCTTTTTGGTATGTGTCACTCTTGTTGATGAAAGAGGTAGTGAGATATATGAGTTATTATTAGGCAACTGACTTTATGGAAAAGGGAAGAGTGAGGTCTTTGGATTCCAACCATCTGGATTAAACAATGCCTTCTTCAGGAGATGCTGACACAATGAgcaacagggagggagggaggtgtagcAAGCTGCTGCTGAGGACCAAATAAGATCAACGGAAGCTTGGCCGCTTCCTATTGAAAGCTGGTCATGGCAGCTGTTTATACATGTAAGAAGTGGTGATCTTGGAGATGATTGCTTAATGCTGGATAGGTTCATTTGGATTTTTAGGCTCATTCCTACTAGACATCAGCATGTGTAAAAGGAATGTAAACTTTTCTCTTTatgcgtattctgaccttgaatttaaacatgagaatagcatgctattcacccACAATTCGTTTTAGGTGGAGATGGAATAAATgaaggtgtggaggaggtgtgtctactgaTACGCCGTATTCTGACCATTACTTATTTCCCTaataattccaccacctttacatgcgaggaaaccatgaataaggtgTAGCGAACCTTCTGGTTCCAAGTGGAAAAAGCATGTACTTATTATTTTTCTATACACATcacaccattctccatgcactgtaatttaccACTTGGTAAGAGTTATTGATAAGAAGTAGGTAAATTAGTAATCTGTAACAATTTGAACCCGACACATGCCGCAATACTTGGTTGTGTCATCACACAGTTCTATGGTTAGTATGGGAAATAGACATGGGTATAGCCTACTATTGTACACTATTCTCCCTATTATAAATGTAAATACACTAATCT contains these protein-coding regions:
- the LOC118360392 gene encoding uncharacterized protein LOC118360392 isoform X1; translation: MHKRYHYADLGWAVYVMASLALSDSLLIIQAECNEDVSMKCEAVQDKSYRSVTWYKLNNQTGIIRRSNGEKPYPFRFPRPARFGPMDSLVLPRVRPEDAGTYQCLLRANIGQTNRDSKVTLNVSTDCVIHTTVAVTAWQNVTHTTPMCPIQLVEVSVIWTSCGFLILGLVKIALCLISMGVVRNIKRSHSRRKKQQQW
- the LOC118360392 gene encoding uncharacterized protein LOC118360392 isoform X2 produces the protein MHKRYHYADLGWVYVMASLALSDSLLIIQAECNEDVSMKCEAVQDKSYRSVTWYKLNNQTGIIRRSNGEKPYPFRFPRPARFGPMDSLVLPRVRPEDAGTYQCLLRANIGQTNRDSKVTLNVSTDCVIHTTVAVTAWQNVTHTTPMCPIQLVEVSVIWTSCGFLILGLVKIALCLISMGVVRNIKRSHSRRKKQQQW